A single genomic interval of Anopheles marshallii chromosome 2, idAnoMarsDA_429_01, whole genome shotgun sequence harbors:
- the LOC128709456 gene encoding adipocyte plasma membrane-associated protein Hemomucin, with product MGLLYRVRVRVINCLIFFLLVVLLPRLPPKTTFPFEGFRFAKPRELKGALEPTNHLDNAERLFEGKIYGPEALLVHGKDLFTTIHGGEVIRINGEHITHIAKFGKPCELSFEEETCGRPLGLAFDTKGSNLIVGDAYYGIWSVDLTTGNKEQLVSPDTVLEGKGVNRKGKLFNSVAVARNGDIFWTDSTSDFTLQDGVFSVFANPSGRLFHYDRSTGKNKVLLDRLYFANGVALSPNDEFVLVAETMASQIRRYYLTGPKAGTDDIFIDGLPGLVDNLVADAEGIWAPLIQAADDENPSLPQMLSNVPLIRKFAIRMLALAELPMRFIHQVFPNVHTQRIIHAIGHFESLIFFSPSRQTVVKISWSGRILGSLHGFDGSVGSVSHVAELGDYLYLGSPYNKFLARVPLPKMPKIEVRDVKYKPATEATTTPKPTTTTTTTPKPTTTTTTTPKPTTTTTTPKPATSTTPKPTTTTTTPKPTTTTTTPKPTTTTTPKPATTTTQKPKTTATPKATTTTPKPTEAPRASTEVPVTAKKSDKKPSAPEQPGSTKETPKEPAPIHEKVPNDTPKPKQEKLKVIKKGGDQGEL from the exons ATGGGCCTCCTGTACAGGGTTCGTGTGCGAGTCATCAACTGTTTAATCTTCTTcttgttggttgtgttgctTCCCCGCTTGCCACCGAAAACTACATTCCCATTCGAAGGATTTAG ATTCGCCAAGCCACGCGAGCTGAAAGGAGCATTAGAACCCACGAATCATCTGGACAATGCGGAACGACTGTTCGAGGGAAAGATTTACGGTCCGGAAGCTTTGCTCGTGCACGGAAAGGATCTATTCACTACGATCCATGGTGGTGAAGTAATTCGCATTAATGGCGAACATATTACGCACATTGCCAAATTCGGAAAACCATGCG AGTTATCGTTCGAGGAGGAAACATGCGGTCGTCCGTTGGGACTAGCTTTCGACACGAAAGGATCGAACCTGATCGTAGGTGACGCTTACTACGGCATCTGGTCGGTTGATCTGACAACGGGTAACAAGGAACAGCTCGTTTCGCCTGACACCGTGTTAGAGGGCAAGGGAGTAAATCGTAAAGGAAAACTGTTTAACAGCGTAGCGGTCGCTCGCAATGGCGATATCTTCTGGACGGATTCCACTTCCGACTTCACGCTGCAGGATGGAGTGTTCAGCGTTTTTGCCAATCCTTCGGGCCGTCTATTCCATTACGATCGCAGCACGGGCAAGAACAAAGTGTTACTGGATCGTCTGTACTTTGCCAACGGTGTGGCATTGAGCCCCAACGACGAGTTCGTGCTGGTGGCGGAGACAATGGCATCGCAGATTCGTCGATACTATTTGACGGGGCCGAAGGCTGGTACCGATGATATTTTCATCGATGGTCTACCCGGGTTGGTGGATAATCTCGTGGCGGACGCGGAAGGCATTTGGGCTCCATTGATCCAAGCCGCTGACGATGAGAATCCTTCGCTTCCGCAAATGTTGTCCAACGTGCCGCTTATCCGCAAGTTTGCGATTCGTATGCTAGCCTTAGCTGAACTGCCGATGCGGTTCATCCACCAAGTGTTCCCTAATGTGCACACGCAGCGTATCATTCACGCAATCGGTCACTTTGAGTCCCTGATATTCTTTTCCCCAAGTCGTCAAACCGTCGTGAAGATCAGCTGGAGTGGCCGTATCCTCGGATCGTTGCATGGTTTTGACGGTAGCGTTGGAAGCGTGTCGCATGTGGCCGAACTGGGAGACTACCTGTATTTGGGCTCACCATACAATAAGTTCTTGGCACGTGTTCCTCTTCCGAAGATGCCAAAGATAGAAGTCCGCGATGTGAAGTACAAACCTGCAACAGAGGCAACGACTACACCGAAACCGACAACAACTACCACGACTACCCCGAAACCGACGACTACAACCACGACTACCCCGAAGCCAACGACTACCACGACTACTCCAAAGCCGGCCACGAGCACGACTCCTAAACCAACAACGACCACTACCACTCCTAAACCTACAACGACCACTACCACTCCTAAACCAACAACGACTACCACTCCCAAACCGGCAACTACTACTACCCAAAAGCCTAAAACCACGGCAACTCCAAAGGCTACTACTACCACTCCAAAACCAACAGAAGCTCCAAGAGCGTCCACCGAAGTACCAGTGACAGCGAAGAAAAGCGATAAGAAACCATCTGCACCGGAGCAACCGGGAAGCACCAAGGAAACCCCAAAAGAGCCGGCCCCTATACACGAGAAAGTCCCCAACGATACTCCCAAACCGAAGCAGGAGAAATTGAAAGTGATCAAAAAGGGCGGTGATCAGGGAGAACTATAA
- the LOC128709457 gene encoding zinc finger CCHC-type and RNA-binding motif-containing protein 1-like — protein sequence MSKPKSLVPDIRRTAYISNLPYDLTNIDVHKLFSKHGKIVKVTILRDKTTRKSKGVAFVLFSNVQEALECCNACDNTEMFGRTLKASIAKDNGKSGEHAQRKQYPDKSRCYECGEEGHMSYSCPKNVLGSKTPPRKGGHIKAKRKHENEEESSGWGSECESDAPVVRADFETAAVNAKKVKYKKSAYFSDDEELDTED from the exons ATGAGCAAACCGAAATCATTGGTGCCAGATATCCGAAGGACAGCGTACATTTCAAACCTTCCCTACGATTTAACCAACATTGATGTACATAAACTATTTTCCAAGCACGGTAAAATTGTGAA AGTTACTATACTTCGCGATAAAACAACCCGAAAGAGCAAAGGTGTTGCGTTTGTTCTTTTCTCCAATGTACAGGAAGCACTGGAATGTTGCAACGCatgcgataatacggaaatGTTTGGCCGTACGTTGAAGGCGAGTATCGCAAAGGACAATGGTAAATCGGGAGAGCATGCACAACGTAAACAGTATCCAGATAAAAGCCGCTGTTACGAGTGCGGAGAAGAGGGACACATGAGTTATAGCTGTCCCAAGAATGTGCTTGGAAGTAAAACGCCACCAAGAAAGGGTGGCCACAtcaaagcgaaacgaaaacatgaaaatgaaGAGGAATCTAGCGGTTGGGGTAGTGAATGTGAATCGGATGCACCCGTTGTAAGAGCTGATTTCGAAACGGCTGCTGTGAATGCTAAAAAGGtgaagtacaaaaaaagtGCTTACTTCAGCGATGACGAAGAACTCGATACAGAAGATTAA